From Staphylococcus delphini, one genomic window encodes:
- a CDS encoding PadR family transcriptional regulator — protein MKKRPQLVPLSETMHYILLALRQPLHGYSVMTYVQELSLGQVQIAAGTLYGALENLSKHGYIQMISDPKERRKVYQITARGEEILKLETERLEHLVLLYQQGGTSNGNAL, from the coding sequence ATGAAAAAAAGACCTCAACTTGTCCCGTTATCAGAAACAATGCATTACATTTTATTAGCATTACGGCAACCGTTACATGGCTATAGTGTGATGACTTATGTCCAAGAGTTAAGCTTAGGTCAAGTACAAATCGCTGCTGGCACATTGTACGGGGCATTAGAAAATTTAAGTAAACATGGCTATATTCAAATGATTAGTGATCCGAAAGAACGACGCAAAGTGTACCAAATCACAGCACGAGGCGAAGAAATTTTGAAACTTGAAACAGAACGCTTGGAACATTTAGTGTTACTTTATCAACAAGGAGGGACGTCAAATGGGAATGCGTTATAA
- a CDS encoding threonine/serine exporter family protein yields MTIVFIFICSFLTSFCFAFVYDAPKRLFLPAGLCGGFGYLTFHIAFEIFGIDSIYASLYGSFILGIISHIMARQYKSPVILFMVPGIIPLVPGSIFFKATQQLLTLNFNEASDIFVRATLIAGAIAVGLLISDQVAKSFIRKPIAILKLPAKK; encoded by the coding sequence ATGACGATAGTATTCATTTTCATATGTAGCTTTTTAACCTCTTTTTGTTTTGCATTTGTGTATGATGCGCCGAAGCGGTTGTTTTTACCGGCTGGTTTATGTGGCGGTTTCGGTTATTTAACGTTTCATATCGCTTTTGAAATATTCGGTATCGACAGCATATACGCGAGTTTATATGGCAGTTTTATTCTCGGCATCATTTCGCATATCATGGCACGTCAATATAAATCACCCGTAATTCTGTTCATGGTGCCCGGTATTATTCCGTTAGTGCCAGGAAGTATATTCTTTAAAGCGACACAACAATTGTTGACATTAAACTTTAATGAAGCGAGTGACATTTTCGTTCGTGCTACATTGATTGCTGGCGCGATTGCGGTCGGATTGTTAATTTCGGATCAAGTGGCGAAGTCATTTATTCGTAAACCGATTGCGATATTGAAGTTGCCCGCTAAAAAATAG
- a CDS encoding SLC13 family permease: MNNPNESRLLTFFTDKKKDPSYTLAQAIGLVLGPLLFALILLFVRPDDLAFKGVYVLAITAWIAIWWITEAIPIPATSLLPLVLLPLGHVMNSATVSAQYGNDIIYLFLGGFILAIAMERWDLHTRIALTIISSIGTSTGRILLGFMVATGGLSMFVSNTAAVMIMIPIGLAIIKEANALRTKADSDESIQKFERSLVLGIGYAGTIGGLGTLIGTPPLIILKGQYATNFGGELSFAKWMIVGVPTVILLLFLAWLYFKFIAFRHDMKTLPGGQKVIKDKLDALGKIKYEEKVVFVVFLLASFLWISREFLLSKWAFTELVADGTIAMFVSILLFLIPAKHQHKRILDWSVAKELPWGVLILFGGGLALAKGIQQSGLAAWLGEQLTLLKGVSPIIIVVVITVFILFLTEITSNTATATMILPILATLSVAIDVHPLLLMAPAAMAANCAYMLPVGTPPNAIVFGTGKIQIKEMAVKGFVMNLISIVVIIVVVYFIMPLVLGIDITNSIPIKK; encoded by the coding sequence ATGAACAATCCAAACGAATCAAGATTGTTAACTTTTTTTACTGACAAAAAGAAGGATCCATCGTACACATTGGCTCAAGCAATCGGACTCGTCCTCGGACCATTATTGTTCGCATTGATTTTACTTTTTGTTCGGCCGGATGATTTAGCTTTCAAAGGGGTTTACGTCCTTGCGATTACAGCTTGGATTGCGATTTGGTGGATTACGGAGGCCATTCCAATTCCAGCGACAAGTTTATTGCCACTCGTGCTGTTGCCGTTAGGACATGTCATGAACAGTGCAACCGTATCCGCGCAATACGGGAATGATATCATTTATCTGTTCTTAGGTGGTTTTATTTTAGCTATTGCGATGGAACGTTGGGACTTACATACACGGATTGCGCTCACGATTATTAGCAGTATTGGTACGAGTACAGGGCGCATTTTACTTGGTTTCATGGTCGCAACAGGTGGTTTATCGATGTTTGTATCGAACACAGCTGCGGTAATGATTATGATTCCGATTGGTTTGGCGATTATTAAAGAAGCCAATGCATTGAGAACGAAAGCGGATAGTGATGAAAGTATTCAAAAGTTTGAACGCTCACTTGTGCTCGGTATCGGTTATGCCGGCACTATTGGAGGGTTGGGCACACTAATTGGAACGCCGCCGTTAATCATTTTAAAAGGGCAATATGCGACAAACTTCGGCGGTGAACTGAGCTTTGCGAAATGGATGATTGTCGGTGTACCCACAGTCATTTTACTGTTATTTTTAGCATGGCTGTACTTCAAATTTATCGCATTCCGTCATGATATGAAAACATTGCCAGGCGGTCAAAAGGTCATCAAAGACAAATTGGACGCGTTAGGTAAAATCAAGTATGAAGAAAAAGTCGTATTCGTCGTCTTTTTATTAGCGAGTTTTTTATGGATTTCACGTGAATTTTTATTATCTAAATGGGCTTTCACAGAACTTGTGGCAGATGGGACGATTGCGATGTTCGTGTCCATTTTACTATTTTTAATTCCAGCGAAACACCAACATAAGCGCATTTTAGATTGGTCTGTCGCAAAAGAATTACCGTGGGGCGTACTCATTCTATTTGGTGGCGGTTTAGCCTTAGCCAAAGGGATTCAACAAAGTGGACTCGCGGCGTGGCTCGGTGAACAGCTGACGTTGTTAAAAGGGGTCAGCCCGATTATTATCGTCGTGGTCATTACCGTGTTCATCTTGTTCTTAACGGAAATCACATCCAATACAGCGACAGCTACGATGATTTTACCGATATTAGCGACACTGTCTGTAGCGATTGACGTCCACCCATTATTGTTAATGGCACCTGCTGCGATGGCGGCTAACTGTGCGTACATGTTGCCAGTAGGGACACCACCGAACGCGATCGTCTTTGGTACAGGTAAAATTCAAATTAAAGAAATGGCAGTCAAAGGATTTGTCATGAACTTAATCAGTATTGTCGTGATTATCGTCGTCGTGTACTTTATCATGCCGCTCGTGCTCGGAATTGATATTACAAACAGTATTCCGATTAAAAAATAA